In Onthophagus taurus isolate NC chromosome 6, IU_Otau_3.0, whole genome shotgun sequence, a genomic segment contains:
- the LOC139430208 gene encoding uncharacterized protein — MDEKPKASDGPAGQVESRATRGEGSTTRDYVDHFIQGSASRSEEEHVFRRSSLIGRSPTKSAKHEAESTDARRDTKGEETSSEESRESDDDLDQTFISAEGYEMPTEEKGGVIDLIGPEKTKQYSQLTFSPLADLEDDTPPRVRSWSFGSGAARQASIEEIMTRESKKRKIIQRGSEEEKEGMKGEVRREEEEVKMPTKKTMRERNKESLGYKERGGEQTTADTRRKQAKELQKTARGITELIKVLRKNVEQNTKREIKEAVVELERMGEVLERVEIKELIKEIGNSGQPHEDGKSSQTNLPSRTKEIATQTIDEKVLQIIRTEDYNVWKEMNDKEWEEDLYTNTEIRVGNPIKSPDNIVKVVVLEPEDAQMERGMQKAYRERYPELLQISDDFGFVEQNYKVGSRGRMEEGRRKIVKFGYDGTEEDMFRKLVMCKTEVENDKEVAIHLINKVSLEVYRKMIESIFHSSETKVYIYTTAITGKADTATRIRKSYALIVEKGDRSFKESVKQIRQALGGKDIKNAIKSVRSTKDGKVLITTDRNESIIKKAQEAIRTMPGEKAQVRIVGEEKETLHIRGMDASTDNMEIVEAIETTLGEPNIDLYTSELRPMKSNTQAVTVTLDKKKADILLKTGRIKIGLTRCRIEKRIKLERCFRCWDYGHTARDCKGIDRSKFCFKCGNDDHEQQACKNKEACPLCESEGHRAGTGKCKVFITALSSARKEEQRKSNGE, encoded by the coding sequence ATGGATGAAAAGCCAAAAGCCTCGGATGGGCCCGCCGGCCAAGTAGAGTCGCGGGCTACACGTGGGGAGGGGTCGACCACACGCGATTATGTAGACCACTTTATACAGGGCTCTGCCAGCCGGAGCGAAGAGGAGCACGTCTTTAGACGCAGCAGCCTCATTGGCCGCTCACCAACCAAGTCGGCCAAACATGAAGCGGAATCAACTGATGCCCGCAGAGACACTAAGGGAGAAGAGACGTCGTCTGAAGAATCGAGAGAGTCGGACGATGACTTAGACCAGACGTTTATATCGGCCGAAGGGTATGAGATGCCGACAGAAGAGAAAGGAGGGGTGATAGACTTAATAGGCCCGGAAAAGACGAAGCAATATAGTCAGTTGACTTTTTCGCCTTTGGCGGATTTGGAAGACGATACACCACCGAGAGTAAGAAGCTGGTCGTTCGGTAGCGGAGCGGCGAGGCAGGCAAGTATTGAGGAAATAATGACTAGAGAgagcaagaaaagaaaaataatacagCGTGGAAGTGAGGAGGAGAAAGAAGGAATGAAGGGAGAAGTCAGAAGGGAGGAGGAGGAAGTGAAGATGCCTACGAAAAAGACAATGAGAGAGAGAAATAAAGAGAGCTTAGGGTACAAAGAACGAGGAGGAGAACAAACAACGGCAGATACTAGGAGAAAGCAAGCAAAAGAATTGCAGAAGACAGCGAGAGGAATAACGGAGCTGATAAAGGTATTGAGGAAAAATGTTGAGCAAAACACCAAGAGGGAAATAAAGGAAGCGGTTGTGGAACTGGAAAGGATGGGAGAGGTACTGGAAAGAGTAGAGATTAAGGagctaataaaagaaataggAAACAGCGGACAACCACACGAAGACGGGAAATCAAGTCAAACCAACCTGCCATCGCGCACTAAGGAAATAGCCACTCAAACGATAGACGAGAAAGTGCTGCAAATAATACGTACAGAGGACTATAATGTATGGAAAGAGATGAATGACAAAGAATGGGAGGAGGATTTGTACACAAACACCGAAATTAGAGTGGGGAATCCTATAAAGTCACCCGATAATATTGTCAAAGTGGTAGTGTTGGAACCGGAAGATGCCCAGATGGAAAGGGGTATGCAGAAGGCATATCGAGAGAGATATCCAGAACTCTTACAAATTTCAGACGATTTTGGCTTTGTGGAGCAAAACTATAAAGTGGGATCCAGGGGCCGTATGGAGGAGGGAAGAAGGAAAATAGTTAAGTTTGGGTATGATGGCACTGAAGAGGACATGTTTAGAAAATTGGTGATGTGTAAAACTGAAGTAGAGAACGATAAGGAGGTCGCAATACATCTTATCAATAAAGTCTCATTGGAGGTATATAGAAAGATGATTGAAAGTATATTTCATTCTTCAGAGACCAAGGTGTATATCTACACAACAGCCATAACCGGTAAAGCAGATACCGCGACAAGGATAAGGAAAAGCTATGCGTTGATAGTAGAGAAAGGAGACCGATCTTTTAAGGAATCGGTTAAACAGATAAGACAGGCACTGGGAGGAAAGGATATCAAAAATGCGATCAAAAGTGTACGAAGTACTAAAGATGGGAAAGTCCTTATCACAACAGACAGAAATGAGAGTATCATTAAGAAAGCTCAAGAAGCTATACGGACCATGCCTGGAGAAAAGGCCCAGGTAAGAATAGTAGGGGAAGAAAAGGAGACTCTGCATATTAGGGGCATGGATGCCAGTACGGATAACATGGAGATCGTGGAGGCTATAGAAACAACTCTGGGAGAACCTAATATAGACCTGTATACAAGTGAGCTTAGACCAATGAAAAGCAATACGCAAGCCGTTACCGTAACTTTGGATAAAAAAAAGGCAGATATACTTCTGAAGACAGGGCGTATAAAGATAGGGCTTACGAGGTGTAGaattgaaaaaagaattaaattagagAGGTGTTTTAGATGCTGGGATTACGGCCACACAGCAAGGGATTGTAAAGGAATTGATAGATCCAAGTTCTGCTTTAAGTGTGGAAATGATGATCATGAGCAACAAGCCTGCAAAAATAAGGAGGCATGTCCTCTCTGTGAATCGGAGGGACATAGGGCTGGGACGGGAAAgtgtaaagtttttataacgGCACTGTCCTCAGCTAGAAAAGAAGAACAGCGTAAATCCAATGGCGAATGA